The genomic region CTGCTTCCTCCTGAGCTCCGCTTGCTCTGGCCTTGCCTTTCAGCCAAGCACTGTGAAAGCTGACAGCAGACCCTGGCTACAGCCGCCAACACTGGGAGGCTACATGAAGCATAAGTCCTCTCAAGACGCTAGGTCCAAATTTCCAGATGATTCACATGTGCTATAGTCAAAGAGAAGTAACTGTGACTCATCTGGAATGGGCAGAGGAGGTTTCATGGTGGGTGAGGCTGGGCTTCGAGGTGAATAAACTGAGTCTGTAGAAGCGGTGTGGGGCAGGGATGGCCAGGCAGCTGGAGAGGACGATGACAGGGCTGAGGTTGAGGGTTCACCTGGGGGAATAATAGGAGAGAAGGTCCGATGCCCAGAAGGCAGATTTTCAAAAGTCTTAAATGCTATCCTGCAGTATTTTAATGGGGTTGATGAGGCAGGGTACCACCTAGAATAGGTGCCTGGGAGTTTTCGGTAAGATCCACCCTGAGTTGGTTCAAtgaaacatatcttttttttaaagattttatttatttatttgagatagagagcgagcagacaagaaagagagggagagtgcacaagaggggggaggggcagagggagagggagaaggagaagcaggctccccgcagagcagggggcccgatgtgggactcaatcccaggacccctgagctgaaggcagacgcttaaccgactgagccacccaggtgcccctcagtgaaACCTATCTTGAccagcacctgctctgtgccaggcactgcgttCTCTGTAGGGACCTAAGGATAGACTGGAAACAGTGCTGGTGCTCTAGCGGAGAAGCAGACGGTCCCTGGATGCTGGGGGGACCCAGAAGGATGAAGAATCCTGAATTCATCAACCGTGCACTCTTGGACCTAACTTTTCTGAGCCCCGTGCTCTTTATCCATCAATGGAGATGCTAACATATTCCCTCATTTTGAGGATCAGATTTACTCAAAATCTCGATTATAGTCCTAACTCTGCCCTGCCCTAACATGTGCCCACGGATAGTTTACCTGACATGTTAACTTCTGGTTTCCTCACTTAATAAAATGAGGGGATTAGAAGAGGTGACTCTCCAATGTAAGTATCTATAAATCACCACAAAACAAAGGCATGTTACAGATGCTGTAACTGAAGCACAAATAAGAAGTTTAGGTGGAAGCACAAAGGGAGGGGTACTTTGTCGGGTGCAATTGGGGAGCTTCTCGTAAAAGGGGCAGCATTCAGATGTGGGATCTAAGGACGAGGGTTGTTTTCACGCGTGGAAATGGGCTCCAGAGAATGGTTAGACAGTCTCGGGGAAGTAGGGTTGGCAGAGGTTAGAGAGATCAGAGGTTACAGTCAGACATTCCTGAAGCTCGGCCAGGCAGGTGAATAATGGAAGAGGCTGGAAAAGGCAGATTTGGGTTAAATGTTGTAAGGCCTTGGCTTTCAGGCTAAGGAATTTGGGCTCCATTCCCTGGGCAGTGAGGAGGGAGTTTAGCTCTTTGCTTGTCATGTGGACAGAGTCAGAGGTCAGTCCTGTCAGGTTTGGGATCCTGAGGGTACGGGGAAAATGCCCTCTTGTGCTTCGTGGCACGTGGTGGGAGTGTGGCTGCAAGCGTCCCGCCTGTGTTTCTCCTCACTTCGTGGACTTCTTATGCTAAGAAAATGGGATTCCCGTTTCCTCCACTAGTGGGGTCCAGGATGGtcccggggtgggggaggtacTTGGGGAGCTCGGTAGAGCAGTCACTTACTAACCCGTGCGTGGCTGGGCTGCACACATGTGTGAGAGCCGAACGTCCTCCCTGCACCGGGGTCAGGCTGGTGGAGGCAGTTCCAGTGGGTATTTCTTCTGCTGTTGGGACTCTGGAGACTGCCACTTGGAATTGGAGTTTTTGTTGTATAATTAATGATTTGCTTCTGTCTGGacagttttctgtttgtttcaggAACTGAGAAGATTTTTGCGATTTTAGCTTGATACTTGCAATTGGCTTTCATATCCAGTGAGAGATGTCTTTTCATGTATGCATTTTGTGTCCATGAAGCCTCACCACGAAGCAAGAGATGACCCAGTGTTCTGATACTCCCACAGGCAGAAGGCTTGGATCCCACCCCCTACCCACCCAGGGCATGcacatttccattctttttttcttctcataagGGAGAAGGCGTTTTCTACCCTAGTGGTTTGACGAAGTTAGTGATTAGTCTGTTTTGAGCTCTCTGAAATATGTCTTTTGTATATGGGGAGTTTCTCTCAAACGCATGCTTGTAGTTGGGGTCAGATCATAGCATCTGAGAGGAATGAGTAATCACCACGGTCTCCTCTGCCCTTTTCATCGGAGGCCTGTCACATGTGGGAACGCAGAGTTACCTACGTTCTTCCCTCTTGCTTCTCATTGTCAGGATGTCATCCCAGGAACTGGGCCACCCAGCCTTCACCACCTTTACCTCCTGCATCCAGCATTCCCCTCTATCCTTCTGGATCTGGCCAACGCCACGGGCATGGTGACGGCTTCCGAGGGTGAGTCCCAGTGCCGGCAGGGGCTGCGTACGGATGAGGGGAGAAGGTGTGCCGGCTGTGCGTGAGCATACGCTTGTCTCCCCGAGGGACGGACGTGTGCCTGCGAACAGCAGCGGGGGGTGGGGACGTTGAGCCCCTCCCGTGCGTCCTACAGAGTCCTCTGACCGGATCTGAGCGAGTTGTTTTTCAGTATTAGCATAAAACATTATTCAGTGGGCATTGAAGAGTGGTAATTAGGAATTGAGACCCTTTTTATTACAACACCCGTGTTAAGGATAAGGCACAGTAAGTGCTGGCGAGGCCGATAGCTTCTGTGACCGTGTACGGACAGTCTGGGAAGTCTCAGAAGTTCTAGTCCGCTGTGCTCGCTTTTCTGCCCTGTTGTCACCACAGTTGACATATCCTTGTTTCCTGATTTGGGGCTTTCTcagaaacagcttcagaaaaggAAAGGTCTAAAGACTGAGGGGAATGTGCTGCTTGGCCGGCATCCTGTCATTCCCCACTGTGCACCCGCTGTCTAGCTCGGTGCCAGGCATttattaggtgctcaataaacttCGTGTCTGAATTAATgaggagtaaatgaatgaatgaagctagTTGCTGAGTCAAGCCACTCTCCTGTTAGCAGAAATTTTCTGTCCTCGTTAATTGCTCTTGTTTTTGTCCTTCCTCAGTTGGAATTAACGACCTCTGGAAAGATGCCTTTTATGTTACCAGGACAACGGGGCCAAGCTCCGAAGGCCATCCAGCAGCCCTGGTGGTCAGCAAGCTTAGTCTACGGTGGGCGCTGATGGAAGGCCAGGTGGTGCAGCTTGAGGACACCACCCCCAAAATCGGCCGTGGGGAGCTGCGAAGATTCCTCTCTAGGATAAAGTTTGTTGATCCTCCCCACCAGGTGAATCTCTTCTGAAAGATATATTTGATTACTACTATGCGTTTGGGGCAAAGGCTACCAACCCCAGCTTTGTTCTCTAGAAAGCAGCGGGGAGTAGGAGCCTTTTTGATTAGCTGGGTGTCAAGAACCAGTTGTTCAAGAGCAGCTCTATTTTCTTAGGGTGCTTTATGACCATTCAGAAATGGTACTCAGTTGTTTTTAGCTGGGAATGGTACCATCGCCCTTAGGGGACACTTGGAAATGTGGGGTCATGGTGTCTATTATCTCAGTGACTGAGGGGGTGGATACGACCGGTATtttctggggcgggggggcgctaGAGATGCTAACATCGTGCAACATTTGTGAAAGTTACATACTCCAAAGGATTATCTTGCTCAAAATGCTAACCTCCCAGCCCTCAAATACTATGGTCTAGTTCAATGTTCAAGAGTTTGTCATGGAAAAAACAAACTTCCTGGATCTTTCTGGAAGGACTTACGAACTATCGGGGCTAGACAAAAGGACAGAAGAGTAGAGAAATAGCCTGACCTTTGGGTTTCCTCCATTTCTCTgtcatgaaaagaatgaaagtcGCTGATACCTGCACTCTTTCCCCTAGATATAGTCTGAGGAATCTTCCATCTCAGAAGAAGTGAAGAGAGTGGTACCGTCTCTCTCCCAGCAGCGTCACGTCAGTtctttggagagaaggaagacttCAACCTCATTTCACCGGCTCTGCGTGATTGTCACAAAGCACTTCGAGGGCGCGTTGGAGTTCTCGGATGACAGCACGATCCGTTTGGCTGGGGTATCTGACCTACCTTTACAGTCCCTGCATTAGCCCCCGCTAGGCACTCCACGGATAGTTTGGAAATGTGACTCTTAccgtttattttttgtgtgtctaaTTTATAAACTCCTGCTGGGAGATTCCAGTGAGGTTCTTCCCTGGAACACTTTGTTTTGCGTTATgccacctgtgtgtgtgtgttggtgttgGGATGACATAGTTGCTCGATCTGCTCTAAGCTCCAGGGGCCCAGTTTCTTGTCCTTCTGAGATAACACTTGGCTTGTTTGAGACTTAGGACTTCCAGTGCCCTGCCTCTGTTCACGGCCACTGGTCCTTTCCCTCCGTGTTCTCTCACCGCCCGTACCTTGGCTTCTTCCCACACTAGCGGCAGGGAGACACAGACAGTGGGAGGCTGAGGGAGCCATCCTTGCATTCCCATCTTTTATCTTCCATAGCCTCCCGCCTCCCGAACTTTCCATCTCTACATACTCGGTGACCATGAGCGCCACCACATTCCTGTCAGAAGGGGAGCAAGAGCATCAGAGTTTGTGAGCAGCCTCTGCGTGGTCCGTGTGGCATTTCGGGGTCCTGATTGGCCCGGCCAGCATGGCCTTTTCCCCGCAGTAACTTCTGAAGCGCTCGTGTGCGCGCTGCCCTGGCTCTGTGAAGTCAGGAACCATTCAGCCAGGTAGCTTGTCCCGGCCTCATCTCCACTTTGCTCTCTTGGTCTCCTAGCATCTCCTGTGGGCCGTCCTCCATCCTGCCTCTAAGTTGCCCTCTTTTATTCAGAGGTATTTTTGCTTTGCTTGCATGAGAGCAAAGCTGTTTCTGGATTTTTATTCTTGCTCCTTGAGTCCCGTAAGCAGCCATTTTGCCTGCACATCTCCTTCCTTGTAGAGCCTTGGAAAACACGGTATTTTGAGAAAATTCCTTTGTAAATACTCTTTTATAATTGGTTGAGTTCTTTAGAATTATTTCCAatgcttgcttctcccttcttCCATAAATGTTGCTTCTGTTAAGTTCTCTCCTAAACTTCTAGGTCATTGTTTATATAGCAGAAAATCCCACGTTAGCTGGTGGAGAACTGCTTTTCTTCTTGAATAATTTTGATAGGTCATACCCGAGTGCAACTCAGGTTCTGTCTTTACTTGGGCCTGTATCTTTTTAGCTTGTTTTAGTAAAGGGAGTCCAGAAAAATTTAGAGATTACAGAAATTTAGGGATCCCAGATTTGAAGGGATATGTATTATTTGCCCAATGGTAGGCATTGTGACATAACGTATTGGTAGCAATAGCAGgttggcctgccaggtttctgggCACCCCCTTGCCTTAAGACCCTGAAAGCAAATTTGGTTTCAACACTTTGGGAAACTTTGTAAACTTGGGGGAACAATTAGAGGATACCCAAGAGAATAGGGATGATTTTAGATTCACTTCTAGAGTTTGAATCTGCTTGGGTAGAAGAGCCTAGGATCTTGCTTAGCCTAGTAGAGGACTCTAAGGACTAATTTATAGTTGACTGAAGAGCTAAAACTTGACTTGTGGTCCTGTGGCCCAGGCTGAGCCATCTACGTCTCACCCTCGTTCTTCACCATGTTGAGGCTTTCTGGGAAAGCCACTTTAGGTAGAGGAGTAAAATGCAAAGTCGTTTACCAAGGGCCTGgtcttgcggggggggggggggcatctttTTGGGTAGAAGATGGTGTCTATACCGGGTGAGTCCCAGAAATAAGAGGAAGCTAGAAGAGCATCAGTCCCTAAATTCTTCATGGTGTGTTTACAAACTAACTTAACATAGATTGTTTTGACTCTCAGAAGTTTGAATCCATTTTTGCCAGACACAGGACAGGCTCTAggtttcccctccctcctgcagccaGGGTAGAGGGTTGGAATGGTGGCCGAGGACTGCGGAAACTTCATCTGTCCAGCGTGGGTGCTAGCCTGTCAGGCGTGTCCCGGCACTCCCTTCTCCTGGTAGGCACCCACCCAGCCGGACCTCTAAGATAGGAAgagctccttccttcccccactcaaGCAAGGCCAGTGTGACTGCCACTTAGGGATAGCAGTGACTCGTGCAGGTATAAGGATCTTCCTTCTCCCAAGCTCTCCTCCTTGCTATCCTGATAGCCCCTTCCACCTAGACagcatccccccaacccccagatgCTGTCTACTCCCCCTCCCAGTCGGGTGTGCCGATACCAACCCCCTTGAATGTGAATTGCTACTTTTATTGTCCATCCTACAGAAGAGCCAGCTGGTATATTGTCAGGAAGCactatttaaaatgtgaattgttGGAGAACAAATAAATACTATGTATAGGAAACACACTTGTGTGTCATTCTCATTCTTCTTAGCCATCGCCATGGTTTGTTTTCCCttatggaaaagaggaagaacaggTGGGTGGGTGAGTTGGGGATCCAGAGGGGAGTGTATGCTGTGGCCTTGTTCATTGCGGAAGTGTCCCTTACCATAAATCCCCTATGAATAACTACAGTGGACCATTTCTGGAAGTGGACCTGTCCCTGCATGCTGTGGGGGCCTTCTCGTGTATACTAGTCCCCTGGTGGCTTCTAGATTAATATTTAAACTTCCATTGGGTCCCTACCATGTGGGTGTGGGACACTGTAATAGGCAGTGTGGAGGACATCTGTCCTACATGCCCAAGGTCCCAGGAGGGCCTCTTTGTCTTCCATTCTATGACTTCTAGGAAAAGTCAAGTGCACCAGGGAAGGCTGAGCCACCATGGATGACTGTTGAGTTGCCCGCCTGCATTCCTCCAAATCCCAGCTAGAGGGCCAGATGGAGAAGCCCCTAAAGGGCAGGAACTGGATTCTACTTCTCTTTTTCGTCTCCGCTGCTGAGCCCGGAACCTGGCACCTAACAAGCCATCAGTAAAGGAGAGGGGGTGATTCTGAACACGGGAGAGGGGGGTGGTGAAACGAGacatgggaagggaaggaaagcgCTGGGAAGGAGGCGGGGCAGTGGTGCCCTGGCATGCACCCCTTTGGACCTGCACTTTAGATATGCTTGTCCCAAACCTGTGAAAACCATGCTCAAGAGACAGACTCTGGCTTCAGTACGTGTTGATAGCAAATGAACATGGAAGGTTGGGTTCCGCCTGCCCTCTAAACCTGACTACTTCTAACACAGTTCTTCCTCTACGGATGACCCAGCCATCTCTTCCTTTAGCCTCTGGCTGGGTTCGTGCTGAAATCCCTTGTGGTGTAGGCCTGAGTAGAAGTCAGCTCCTTCAGAGACTGAGCGGACGGGCTGAGGGTGGTGCTGGTGGTAGGTGGTCAGAGGACGCCCCGTGGGGGCTGCACAGGACGGCTGCTCAAGGAAGCACTGGTGGTGGTGCGGCGGGCAACTCAGCTTGCCTTTGAAGCTCCTACTGTGCTTGCACTTGAACTCCAGCACCAGCTGGGTGTATGTGTTGAAGGTGGTGACCGCCGACGCCATGCAGCCGGTGAAGGAAAGCCAGGCCGTGCTAGggatgaacaacaaaaaaatgggaCGGTCAGAATCTGACCTACGTCCAGGTTTGAGAGAAAAATACGATCGCTTCCTGCTGGTAAACTAGGCTGATGCCCCTTAGGGATTCAGGGACCGGCGCGTGTTCCCTTCCGCCGTGCTGTGGGGAAAGCACTGTGGGCCAGAGGCCTGAATTTGGTCTGGCTTAGTAGGATATGTTCTGAATGTTTTGCAGTCAAAGAGAATGACTCTTGTAGTGTTGCAAGTCAGACTAGGAGTTTAGCAGACTGGTTTTCACTGGATTGATTAGCTGTCAGCACTGTGCTCTTTCATTCCTGGTGTGCCTTTTCTATATACATAgaacacgcgcgcacacacatacaatttTCTGGACTACGGTTTCCCCACCTGCGGTTACCCTTGTGATCTCCCAAGATTCACAGACCGATAGCTCAGCTGTATAGAGTGGACGTAGCCCAGTGCAGCACCCCAcacccacccaacacacacacacacacacacacacacacacaaacacacacacaccctgcccaAGATTTTCCTTCACTCAGATCAGATGCTAGGAGTGATCATTCCTCTTCCATCTTCTTCTGTTGTGAGGTTTTTTAGCTATCTTAGGGGCCACAAAGTTGAGCCTCTGCATGTCATTCGTTCAGGCAACACTCACTACAAACCTGGAGGTATTATACGTTGTACCAGCAGAATTTGCCTCTTGGGAAAACAGTGCAGTTCTTGGCTTACGGGAGTTTAAAATGGATGGAAGAGAAGCTGGAGATTTAAGAGAAGCTAGATGGattcaacaaagaaaatacaaaacaaaacaaaccaccagGGAACTATATCAAACGCATTCCTAAAAACTTGGAAAGTCAACCCCTAAATCTCCCCATGATTCTGGGAAGCCCAGGAAACAGGAAGTTGTGTGAGGTTAGTGAGGAATTTCATGAGGTCAGGTGATGGGTAAAGCCAGGCCACACGCTGGCGCTGCGTGTTCCTATCTGCTGCCCCTGACAGACTCAGCCGACTCAGGCTGGGGATGCTTTGGCTGGGAGTGGGGTAGCCTGAGCTCTGCAGGTGTCATGTCAACAACGGCTTACAGACAGACAAAAGGTGCAAAACCATGTGTCTGGAACATAAGCTCTGGGGGCTGGTTTTGGAATAGCCCAAAGACGCCCGAATCCAATAGCACATGTTCTATCATGAGACAAGGGGATAGGATCTCCTAACAGACATGGATAGGCTTCCAGATTGCCTCCGTCAGCATGGAAACTGGAGCCCAGCGCCGTGTGTTTCCAGCCCTGGTAAAGTACTTCACACTGACTCCAGACCGTAATGCAGGCCCAAGGTGGCATGTGCGCAGTGAACAGAGCATGTTCCtcagggcaggaagggaggaacTCTTAAAACAGAGGGGATATTTGCTTCGAATGTGTTTGTCATGGTTGCTGCTTCTCTCTTCTTAAGAGAAATCAAAAATAACTGACCCCTTAGTTCTTTAAGGGTTAGGGAATGACTGGTAGGGGAGGTTTTATTTCTCACACAGTGGGATGGAATAAGAGCAGAACTAGGAAGAAGTGACTCTGTTATAGGAGAAGAGTCAGCCATTCACAGGGGATGGAATTCCAACCAAATCTCAAGGCTAATTCTTCATTTCTCGGTCCTTCAATACCTTGAatcataaaatgtataaaatacagagcatcggcgcctgagtggcttagtcgttgggcatctgccttcggctcaggtcatgatcccagggtcctgggatagagccccacatcaggctccctgctcggcgggaagcctgcttctccctctcccaccccccccccccgcttgtgttcctgctcttgctatctctgtctctgtcaaataaataaataaaatcttaaaaaaaaaaaaatacggagcATCACTTGCATAAGCCACACAAAATCAGTCTCATTTCCCAAGGGAATCACGCAACAGCTGTAtcattaggaaaactggacaaaacAAGCTGGAAGaatcctctctgtgcctccacagGAGGTGGGGAAAGAACAGGGGTGGCCTGATGGTCCAGCTCTCTGGTCAACAGACTCCCGGGATGAGGGATGAAGAGAAGGCAGAAGGACACCCGAGCAAGCATCTAGTTGAGGGCAGCACATCTAATGCAGGTTGGCTGGGGAGGGGCTAGAAGGTTCAGGAGATGGTAAGCACTTACTAGAAGGCCCAGCCATAATTCCAAGCATGTGGCCTCCAGTCTTCTGGACCCAAGCTGGCAGTTGCCTGGAAGACTTGTGAATACACCATATGGGCCACCATCCCCAGAAGGCCTACAGAGGGAACAGGAAGGCGGTGCCCTTAGAGAGAGGCTGGATTTGCCAGCTACAGGGAGTATGGGTTTGGAGCAACCTCCTCATTTTGCATCAGGAACAGCCTACGTGGAGATGCTCCATTACCCATCTGCCCCCCACATTTCCGGGGACACTGATCTGCGACGGGGGCTTCTCCTTGAACGCAGAGCTTTGCAAAAGGTTGCCCCAGGCTTTAGGTGGCGAGCTATGGAAAAAGTTTCTGAGTCAATGCTGCACTTAGGGCCTTTTACTTCTTCCCACCCATGCCCTTAACACAAGCTTTATTCTTGATCTATCTTTATATCCGCATCTCTTACTCCTGCTTGATCCGATGGAGTCTTAAAAAGCTGTGTGTAAGTGCAACTGAAAAGTAAGCCAAACTGTATTTCACATACTGAGAAACTTGCAAATAAAAAGAACCTAGAGAGAAATCATTTTGCCAAGTACATAATGATCTAATAGAAAATTTCATTACAACTCCAAGACCCCTGCAACGGCTCTCATCCCTCCATTCTTGACCCTGCCTCTGGACAGACACACGCGCCCACCAGAGGCGCCCCAAGGTGGCGAGGCTCCCCACCCGCTCCAGCCTGGGCGGCACGCACCCGACAGGACGGAGGAAATGGCAGCGAAGGCGCTCAGCTTGAGCCCGCAGCCTGGGTTTCCGGTGAACAGCAGGTCCATTAGTAGCAGGAGGAAGCTGACGAATTCAAGTCCGATGGACGAGAAGTGGGCTCCCACTGATAACCATAGGATCTCTGTTAGAaaccagaggaagaaaataaaattcaagtataaagaaaaaaagaaaaaagaaaaaagaaaccagaggaAGAAGAGCCCTCACCCTGACATGTTACAGGACTGAACACAGGGAGCCCGGCAGAAGAGAAAGCCTCCCAGAGTCAGAGAAGGGGACAGAGTTGGCACCAGCTGGGAGCTTTCCCTCCTTTGGGTCCTTTGCTGTCGCCCCTGCGCTCACTGCTCTCTGCTTGGTACCCGATAAGGAATCAAGTAATCTTGATTGACTGGAAATACCGTTGGGGCAATTCAAGAGGAAATCAGCTGTCACCCAATCTTGCAGGGGCATGACTTTGCTGTGGGtcatttttgttccctttttctttattgaattttgGAGCAAtcacttctgttcctttctccctccctttccagtTTCACTCccttcta from Halichoerus grypus chromosome 6, mHalGry1.hap1.1, whole genome shotgun sequence harbors:
- the GSG1 gene encoding germ cell-specific gene 1 protein isoform X2, with the protein product MELPKGSSAQRTFLSALLNMLSLSLSTTSLLSNSWFVGTQKVPKPVCGKGLATECFDVSVPLDGSSTNTSSQEVVQYSWEAGDDRFSFHTFWSGMWLSCEETVEEPGERCRTFNELTPPTQREILWLSVGAHFSSIGLEFVSFLLLLMDLLFTGNPGCGLKLSAFAAISSVLSGLLGMVAHMVYSQVFQATASLGPEDWRPHAWNYGWAFYTAWLSFTGCMASAVTTFNTYTQLVLEFKCKHSRSFKGKLSCPPHHHQCFLEQPSCAAPTGRPLTTYHQHHPQPVRSVSEGADFYSGLHHKGFQHEPSQRLKEEMAGSSVEEELC
- the GSG1 gene encoding germ cell-specific gene 1 protein isoform X1, coding for MELPKGSSAQRTFLSALLNMLSLSLSTTSLLSNSWFVGTQKVPKPVCGKGLATECFDVSVPLDGSSTNTSSQEVVQYSWEAGDDRFSFHTFWSGMWLSCEETVEEPGERCRTFNELTPPTQRGEKGLLEFATLQGPRHPTLRFGGKRLMEKAFLPHPPLGLVAKILWLSVGAHFSSIGLEFVSFLLLLMDLLFTGNPGCGLKLSAFAAISSVLSGLLGMVAHMVYSQVFQATASLGPEDWRPHAWNYGWAFYTAWLSFTGCMASAVTTFNTYTQLVLEFKCKHSRSFKGKLSCPPHHHQCFLEQPSCAAPTGRPLTTYHQHHPQPVRSVSEGADFYSGLHHKGFQHEPSQRLKEEMAGSSVEEELC